The following are encoded in a window of Scophthalmus maximus strain ysfricsl-2021 chromosome 6, ASM2237912v1, whole genome shotgun sequence genomic DNA:
- the LOC118309152 gene encoding musculoskeletal embryonic nuclear protein 1-like isoform X2 has translation MSQPGEVKKKKRPPVKEEDLKGARSKLGLKGEVKSKTYEVMAECERAGKVAPSVFSGVRSGTETALDKPAAAKAPGASVFSK, from the exons ATGTCACAG CCGGgcgaggtgaagaagaagaagcgtccccctgtgaaggaggaggacCTGAAAGGGGCGCGCAGTAAACTGGGGCTGAAGGGCGAGGTCAAGAGTAAGACCTATGAGGTCATGGCGGAGTGCG AACGTGCAGGCAAAGTGGCTCCGTCTGTGTTCAGCGGCGTGAGGTCGGGGACGGAGACGGCCCTGGACAAGCCTGCCGCTGCCAAAGCTCCAGGAGCCAGTGTGTTCAGCAAGTAA